One Oryza brachyantha chromosome 3, ObraRS2, whole genome shotgun sequence DNA segment encodes these proteins:
- the LOC102722943 gene encoding uncharacterized protein LOC102722943: MRIMVRTLRGDRVLLDVDGATTVAQVKGMVMARERVPVAMQRLFFAGQHLDGDHRTLAHYGVQHDSVVFLSLRLATEEYVKEMHNVRLMRPEPVTTKQELQQQQQQLHVHGAVDDDGAADEEEDVIKRKSASRRALRKILSRLHVDAWTSQHDAKLLDLLLRLRRAGGGRNVGDLTGAEWSAIRAELNAATGSGFPVEELQRRLGKFRQEFEAAGRIKNHPRFSYDTRRRVVVAKKADWKNYILENPEAAAYEGRSAHLGRLRAIFSGDGDGGGGKKQSCLRKLLRMFGLRFKL; the protein is encoded by the exons ATGAGGATCATGGTGCGGACGCTGCGCGGGGACCGGGTGCTGCTCGATGTCGACGGCGCCACCACGGTGGCGCAGGTCAAGGGCATGGTCATGGCCCGGGAACGCGTCCCGGTGGCCATGCAGCGGCTCTTCTTCGCCGGCCAGCACCTCGACGGCGACCACCGGACGCTCGCGCACTACGGCGTGCAGCACGACTCCGTCGTCTTCCTTAgcctccgcctcgccaccgAAGAGTACGT GAAGGAGATGCACAATGTGCGACTGATGCGGCCGGAACCGGTGACGACGAAGCAAgaactgcagcagcagcagcagcagttgcaTGTCCATGGCGccgtggacgacgacggcgccgccgatgaggaggaggatgtaATCAAGAGGAAGTCGGCGTCGCGGCGCGCGCTCCGCAAGATCCTCTCGCGGCTGCACGTGGACGCGTGGACGAGCCAGCACGACGCCAAGCTCCTCGacctgctgctgcggctgcgccgcgcgggcggcggACGGAACGTGGGCGACCTCACCGGCGCGGAGTGGTCGGCCATCCGCGCCGAGCTGAACGCGGCCACGGGTTCCGGATTCCCCGTGGAGGAGCTGCAGCGGCGGCTGGGCAAGTTCCGGCAGGAGTTCGAGGCCGCGGGCCGGATCAAGAACCACCCCCGGTTCAGCTACGacacccgccgccgcgtggTCGTCGCCAAGAAGGCCGACTGGAAGAACTACATactg GAGAacccggaggcggcggcgtacgAGGGGAGGAGCGCGCACCTGGGCCGCCTGCGAGCAAtcttctccggcgacggcgacggcggcggcggcaagaagCAGAGTTGCCTGAGGAAGCTGCTGCGGATGTTTGGGCTGCGATTCAAGCTGTAG
- the LOC107303888 gene encoding non-specific lipid-transfer protein 1-like, producing the protein MVASIGSRRGGGAGINGVAAVGIVLSVAAAVVAAAAAAPTCGDAVSALVPCGPFLVGGGGARRPSERCCSSARALRGMADTAEARRALCRCLEQSGPSFGVLPDRARRLPALCKLGLSIPVGAHTDCSKIT; encoded by the exons ATGGTGGCGAGCATCGGTAGTCGccgcgggggcggcgccggcatcaATGGCGTGGCGGCCGTAGGGATCGTGCTGTctgtggccgccgccgtggtcgcggcggcggcggcggcgccgacgtgcGGCGACGCGGTGAGCGCGCTGGTGCCGTGCGGGCCGTTCctggtgggcggcggcggggcgcggcggccgagcgAGCGGTGCTGCAGCAGCGCGAGGGCGCTGCGCGGGATGGCGGACACCGCGGAGGCGCGGCGCGCGCTGTGCAGGTGCCTGGAGCAGTCGGGCCCGTCGTTCGGCGTGCTCCCCGACCGCGCCCGGCGGCTCCCGGCGCTCTGCAAGCTCGGCCTCTCCATCCCCGTCGGCGCCCACACCGACTGCAGCAA GATAACCTAA